A section of the Primulina eburnea isolate SZY01 chromosome 1, ASM2296580v1, whole genome shotgun sequence genome encodes:
- the LOC140840555 gene encoding uncharacterized protein, which translates to MNMATDNPSPSPLPQKELPNPKRPKMSSTTSDDEDHYENTAAGEILTKSPKFKRRKIAIFFAYCGVGYQGMQKNPGAKTIEGELEEALYHSGAVPQADRGLHKRYDFARSARTDKGVSAVGQVVSGRFYIDPPGLVDRLNSHLSTQIRIFGYKRTTPSFSAKKFCDKRRYVYLIPVFALDPSCHRDRESVLASIGSANELVKCLECSERGRKVMGLMGNRNSESKYVREDAAVGSGNSSNSGCALSEQNVGATSRNDDSDSETKFENGGMLHGETEEGKVDLENVNANGVTILDNKSEFCYGEEVKERFNRILKNYEGTHNFHNFTSRIKAEDPSAKRYIMSFTADTTLNIDGIEFVKCEVVGQSFMLHQIRKMIGLAVVIMRNLTPVSLFETVFEQKVNINVPMAPEVGLYLDECFFTSYNKKWKDSHEELSLKGFSEEAEDFKMMYIYPYIALTEHKDGAVALWLHSLNYRNFPDLGADNSSTCGDGSGNDKGADLEHVEVFS; encoded by the exons ATGAATATGGCTACAGATAATCCCTCGCCATCTCCTCTACCACAAAAAGAATTACCGAATCCCAAACGTCCAAAAATGTCATCAACCACCTCCGATGACGAAGATCATTACGAGAATACCGCCGCCGGTGAAATTCTTACGAAAAGCCCAAAGTTCAAGCGGCGGAAAATCGCGATATTTTTCGCTTACTGCGGAGTGGGCTACCAGGGAATGCAGAAGAATCCCGGCGCAAAAACCATTGAAGGCGAGCTCGAGGAAGCCCTGTACCATTCCGGAGCTGTTCCCCAAGCTGACAGGGGTCTGCACAAACGGTACGACTTTGCCAGGTCCGCCAGGACCGATAAGGGCGTTAGTGCAGTTGGTCAAGTAGTGTCTGGGCGATTCTATATCGATCCGCCCGGATTGGTTGACAGATTGAACTCGCACCTGTCCACCCAGATTCGGATTTTTGGTTACAAACGCACCACGCCTTCCTTCAGTGCTAAAAAGTTCTGCGATAAGCGGcggtatgtttatttgatccCTGTGTTTGCGCTCGATCCATCTTGTCATCGCGATAGAGAGAGTGTCCTTGCTAGCATAGGGTCTGCAAATGAGCTCGTTAAGTGTTTGGAATGTTCGGAGCGAGGGCGGAAGGTAATGGGGTTGATGGGAAACCGGAATTCAGAGTCCAAGTATGTACGTGAAGATGCTGCAGTTGGTTCAGGCAATTCGTCGAACAGTGGATGTGCTTTATCAGAACAGAATGTTGGTGCGACTTCTAGAAATGATGATAGTGATTCTGAAACGAAATTCGAAAATGGGGGCATGCTACACGGGGAGACGGAGGAAGGCAAGGTTGACCTCGAGAATGTGAATGCTAATGGCGTTACGATTTTGGATAACAAGAGTGAGTTTTGCTATGGAGAGGAGGTAAAGGAGAGGTTTAATAGAATACTCAAGAATTACGAGGGAACCCACAACTTCCATAACTTCACTTCAAGAATCAAAGCAGAGGACCCATCCGCCAAAAGATACATTATGTCGTTCACCGCAGATACCACATTAAACATTGATGGAATTGAATTCGTGAAATGCGAGGTTGTGGGGCAGAGCTTCATGCTTCATCAAATACGCAAAATGATCGGTCTTGCAGTTGTGATCATGAGGAACTTAACCCCTGTGTCGTTGTTCGAGACCGTTTTTGAACA GAAAGTTAACATAAATGTGCCCATGGCTCCTGAGGTTGGATTGTATCTGGACGAATGCTTCTTCACGTCTTACAATAAGAAATGGAAAGATAGTCACGAAGAGTTGTCGTTGAAGGGTTTTTCAGAGGAGGCCGAGGACTTCAAAATGATGTATATTTATCCATATATCGCATTAACAGAGCACAAGGATGGAGCTGTGGCCCTCTGGCTGCATTCTTTGAACTACCGCAACTTTCCTGACTTAGGTGCAGATAATTCTTCAACTTGTGGAGATGGTTCGGGAAATGACAAGGGCGCAGATTTGGAACATGTGGAAGTTTTTAGTTAA
- the LOC140840565 gene encoding pentatricopeptide repeat-containing protein At1g20230 isoform X1 gives MFSLNAMAWNCAKPFPIPVNFSLGRLIVVACSCTETIPAGNPGFSDSRELHYSDTRIEETLNLDFGKLRLDSWIASRINGISRARVQSSIRSGLVSVIGHVVSKVSHVVRDGDMVHCTISELHHLRAGPEDSPLDIVFDDEHVLVVNKSAHMDQHSLAHIAGQFKEHSINKVYPSFTSGVPSSSPGCVDIPIGRDVNNRILMIALPGSITSGNTRHAVSRGIITPIINCKASFHSNPLFSISDPNDSQEPFSHQPNNCSDTEMNGTMQLNFQNQGFGYRISSSIDGSSEVIAQPNIYSVIGHLLSPNVPTSLCQTRQVHAQLLKTYLFDNPRYNTKLLSLYAACQCISDAKTLIRSLINPDIFSFTTLIYASSKFNDFKNTLSLFSQMLSNGIFPDVHVLPSVIKACTGLLSSKIGKQVHGYSLSFGLFLDPFIGSSLVHLYVKCDELDCAYKVFHTMTERDVQSWSALAAGYARKGDVINAKKVFNEVRNLEFEPNSVSWNGMIAGFNQSGCFLDAVLMFQQMHSLGFKSDGTNISSVLPAIGNLGILVMGIQIHNHVMKMGFVVDKCIVSALINMYGKCGCSLEMSRVFEEMRQVDVGACNALIAGLSRHGLVSEALEVFKGFRGQQIELNVVSWTSVIACCSQHGKDIEALDLFREMQVTGVKPNSVTIPCMLPACGNIAALTYGKAAHCFSLKAGISNDVYVGSALIDMYANCGRIQIARCCFDRMPLHNLVCWNVILGAYAMHGKGKEALEIFAWMQRSGQKPDSVSFTSLLSACSQSGLTEEGRNYFENMSVDHGIEARLEHYACIISLLGRAGKLDEAYSMIEKMPFEPDACVWGALLSSCRLHHNTSLGELAAHKLFELEPSNPGNYILLSNIYASKGKWKKVYEVRDIMRDKGLKKNPGCSWIEVKNKVHMLLAGDKSLPQMAQIMDKLNEYSMEMKKSGYFPDTDYVLQDVEDQEKEHILCGHSEKLAVVFGILNTNKGSPLRVTKNLRICGDCHAVIKFISRFERREISVRDTNRYHHFQDGDCSCGDYW, from the exons ATGTTCTCGCTCAACGCTATGGCTTGGAACTGTGCGAAGCCCTTCCCGATACCTGTTAATTTTTCATTGGGAAGACTCATTGTCgttgcttgttcttgtaccgaAACCATTCCTGCCGGAAACCCAGGTTTTTCTGATTCTAGAGAACTACATTATTCTGACACCAGAATCGAGGAAACCCTGAATTTGGATTTTGGAAAGCTGAGACTTGACTCCTGGATCGCTTCCAGGATAAATGGCATCAGCAGAGCTAGAGTTCAGTCCAGCATACGCTCGGGGTTGGTGTCTGTTATTGGTCACGTCGTTAGCAAG GTGTCGCATGTGGTGAGAGACGGAGATATGGTCCACTGCACTATCTCAGAGTTGCATCATTTGAGGGCTGGACCCGAAGATAGTCCATTGGACATTGTATTTGATGATGAACACGTGCTTGTTGTCAACAAGTCTGCTCATATG GATCAACATTCTCTCGCCCATATAGCTGGACAATTCAAGGAACACTCCATAAACAAAGTCTACCCGAGTTTTACTAGTGGAGTGCCATCATCTAGTCCGGGGTGTGTTGATATCCCTATTGGTCGTGATGTGAATAACAGGATTCTCATGATTGCTCTTCCGGGATCTATCACCAGTGGAAATACCCGTCATGCTGTTAGTAG GGGGATTATAACTCCTATTATAAATTGTAAAGCTTCATTTCACAGTAACCCATTATTTTCGATCTCAGATCCCAACGACTCCCAAGAACCATTTTCTCACCAGCCAAACAATTGTTCTGATACTGAGATGAACGGAACCATGCAATTGAATTTCCAAAATCAGGGTTTTGGTTACCGGATTTCTTCTAGCATTGATGGCAGCAGTGAGGTCATAGCTCAGCCCAACATTTATTCAGTTATTGGACATCTACTAAGCCCCAATGTCCCAACATCACTGTGTCAAACACGACAGGTGCATGCTCAACTCCTCAAAACTTACCTTTTTGATAACCCTCGTTACAACACCAAGCTCCTCTCACTCTATGCCGCCTGCCAATGCATTTCTGATGCAAAAACCCTTATCCGATCTCTCATAAACCCTGATATCTTCTCGTTCACTACCTTAATTTATGCTTCCTCAAAATTCAATGATTTTAAGAATACACTCAGTTTATTTTCTCAAATGCTATCAAATGGTATTTTTCCTGATGTACATGTCTTACCGAGCGTTATCAAGGCTTGCACTGGATTATTGTCCTCCAAAATTGGGAAACAAGTTCATGGATATTCATTGTCATTTGGTCTATTCTTGGATCCTTTTATTGGATCATCGTTGGTTCACTTGTACGTGAAATGTGATGAATTAGATTGCGCCTATAAGGTGTTTCATACTATGACTGAGAGAGATGTGCAGTCTTGGAGCGCATTAGCAGCAGGGTATGCAAGGAAAGGTGACGTGATCAATGCGAAAAAGGTATTTAATGAAGTGCGAAATCTCGAGTTTGAACCTAATTCTGTGTCCTGGAATGGTATGATTGCGGGATTTAATCAGAGTGGGTGTTTCTTGGATGCTGTTTTGATGTTTCAGCAAATGCATTCACTTGGTTTTAAGTCTGATGGGACTAATATATCTAGTGTTCTACCTGCCATAGGTAACTTGGGTATTTTAGTGATGGGAATTCAGATTCATAATCATGTGATGAAGATGGGATTTGTGGTGGATAAATGTATTGTTAGTGCACTTATTAATATGTACGGAAAATGCGGATGTTCtttggagatgtctcgagtgtTTGAAGAGATGCGTCAAGTGGATGTTGGGGCATGCAATGCCTTGATTGCTGGACTCTCTCGTCATGGTCTTGTCAGTGAGGCATTAGAGGTCTTTAAAGGCTTTCGAGGCCAGCAGATCGAACTAAATGTTGTTTCTTGGACCTCAGTGATCGCTTGTTGCTCACAGCATGGTAAAGATATCGAGGCTTTAGATCTTTTTAGAGAAATGCAGGTCACTGGGGTAAAGCCAAACTCGGTGACCATCCCTTGCATGCTTCCTGCTTGTGGTAATATTGCAGCTCTAACGTATGGAAAGGCTGCACATTGTTTCTCGCTTAAAGCTGGGATTTCAAATGATGTTTATGTAGGAAGTGCACTGATTGATATGTATGCTAATTGTGGAAGAATCCAAATAGCTCGATGCTGTTTTGACAGGATGCCATTGCATAACTTGGTCTGCTGGAATGTAATTCTGGGAGCATATGCAATGCATGGAAAGGGTAAAGAAGCTCTTGAAATTTTTGCCTGGATGCAAAGAAGTGGGCAGAAACCAGACTCTGTTAGTTTCACTAGCCTTTTATCTGCATGTAGCCAAAGTGGCCTTACAGAAGAAGGGCGTAATTACTTCGAAAACATGTCTGTGGATCACGGAATTGAAGCTAGATTGGAGCATTATGCTTGTATCATAAGTCTGCTTGGTCGTGCAGGAAAGCTTGATGAAGCTTATTCAATGATTGAGAAAATGCCGTTTGAGCCTGATGCTTGTGTCTGGGGTGCATTATTAAGTTCCTGTAGGCTTCACCATAACACGAGCTTGGGCGAGCTTGCGGCTCATAAATTATTTGAATTAGAACCAAGCAATCCTGGAAATTACATTTTGTTGTCTAATATTTATGCATCTAAAGGCAAATGGAAAAAAGTATATGAGGTAAGAGATATAATGAGAGATAAGGGGCTGAAGAAGAACCCGGGCTGCAGTTGGATAGAGGTTAAAAACAAAGTTCACATGCTTTTGGCAGGTGACAAATCACTTCCACAAATGGCTCAAATTATGGATAAGTTGAATGAATATAGCATGGAAATGAAGAAATCTGGTTACTTCCCTGATACTGACTATGTGCTACAAGATGTGGAGGATCAGGAGAAAGAACACATCTTATGTGGGCACAGTGAAAAGTTGGCTGTAGTTTTTGGAATTTTGAACACTAACAAGGGGTCACCTCTCAGAGTCACTAAAAACTTGCGCATTTGCGGAGACTGCCATGCCGTTATAAAGTTTATATCTAGATTCGAGAGGAGAGAAATTTCTGTTAGAGATACAAATCGCTATCACCACTTCCAGGATGGGGACTGCTCATGTGGGGATTATTGGTGA
- the LOC140840565 gene encoding pentatricopeptide repeat-containing protein At1g20230 isoform X2, whose product MVHCTISELHHLRAGPEDSPLDIVFDDEHVLVVNKSAHMDQHSLAHIAGQFKEHSINKVYPSFTSGVPSSSPGCVDIPIGRDVNNRILMIALPGSITSGNTRHAVSRGIITPIINCKASFHSNPLFSISDPNDSQEPFSHQPNNCSDTEMNGTMQLNFQNQGFGYRISSSIDGSSEVIAQPNIYSVIGHLLSPNVPTSLCQTRQVHAQLLKTYLFDNPRYNTKLLSLYAACQCISDAKTLIRSLINPDIFSFTTLIYASSKFNDFKNTLSLFSQMLSNGIFPDVHVLPSVIKACTGLLSSKIGKQVHGYSLSFGLFLDPFIGSSLVHLYVKCDELDCAYKVFHTMTERDVQSWSALAAGYARKGDVINAKKVFNEVRNLEFEPNSVSWNGMIAGFNQSGCFLDAVLMFQQMHSLGFKSDGTNISSVLPAIGNLGILVMGIQIHNHVMKMGFVVDKCIVSALINMYGKCGCSLEMSRVFEEMRQVDVGACNALIAGLSRHGLVSEALEVFKGFRGQQIELNVVSWTSVIACCSQHGKDIEALDLFREMQVTGVKPNSVTIPCMLPACGNIAALTYGKAAHCFSLKAGISNDVYVGSALIDMYANCGRIQIARCCFDRMPLHNLVCWNVILGAYAMHGKGKEALEIFAWMQRSGQKPDSVSFTSLLSACSQSGLTEEGRNYFENMSVDHGIEARLEHYACIISLLGRAGKLDEAYSMIEKMPFEPDACVWGALLSSCRLHHNTSLGELAAHKLFELEPSNPGNYILLSNIYASKGKWKKVYEVRDIMRDKGLKKNPGCSWIEVKNKVHMLLAGDKSLPQMAQIMDKLNEYSMEMKKSGYFPDTDYVLQDVEDQEKEHILCGHSEKLAVVFGILNTNKGSPLRVTKNLRICGDCHAVIKFISRFERREISVRDTNRYHHFQDGDCSCGDYW is encoded by the exons ATGGTCCACTGCACTATCTCAGAGTTGCATCATTTGAGGGCTGGACCCGAAGATAGTCCATTGGACATTGTATTTGATGATGAACACGTGCTTGTTGTCAACAAGTCTGCTCATATG GATCAACATTCTCTCGCCCATATAGCTGGACAATTCAAGGAACACTCCATAAACAAAGTCTACCCGAGTTTTACTAGTGGAGTGCCATCATCTAGTCCGGGGTGTGTTGATATCCCTATTGGTCGTGATGTGAATAACAGGATTCTCATGATTGCTCTTCCGGGATCTATCACCAGTGGAAATACCCGTCATGCTGTTAGTAG GGGGATTATAACTCCTATTATAAATTGTAAAGCTTCATTTCACAGTAACCCATTATTTTCGATCTCAGATCCCAACGACTCCCAAGAACCATTTTCTCACCAGCCAAACAATTGTTCTGATACTGAGATGAACGGAACCATGCAATTGAATTTCCAAAATCAGGGTTTTGGTTACCGGATTTCTTCTAGCATTGATGGCAGCAGTGAGGTCATAGCTCAGCCCAACATTTATTCAGTTATTGGACATCTACTAAGCCCCAATGTCCCAACATCACTGTGTCAAACACGACAGGTGCATGCTCAACTCCTCAAAACTTACCTTTTTGATAACCCTCGTTACAACACCAAGCTCCTCTCACTCTATGCCGCCTGCCAATGCATTTCTGATGCAAAAACCCTTATCCGATCTCTCATAAACCCTGATATCTTCTCGTTCACTACCTTAATTTATGCTTCCTCAAAATTCAATGATTTTAAGAATACACTCAGTTTATTTTCTCAAATGCTATCAAATGGTATTTTTCCTGATGTACATGTCTTACCGAGCGTTATCAAGGCTTGCACTGGATTATTGTCCTCCAAAATTGGGAAACAAGTTCATGGATATTCATTGTCATTTGGTCTATTCTTGGATCCTTTTATTGGATCATCGTTGGTTCACTTGTACGTGAAATGTGATGAATTAGATTGCGCCTATAAGGTGTTTCATACTATGACTGAGAGAGATGTGCAGTCTTGGAGCGCATTAGCAGCAGGGTATGCAAGGAAAGGTGACGTGATCAATGCGAAAAAGGTATTTAATGAAGTGCGAAATCTCGAGTTTGAACCTAATTCTGTGTCCTGGAATGGTATGATTGCGGGATTTAATCAGAGTGGGTGTTTCTTGGATGCTGTTTTGATGTTTCAGCAAATGCATTCACTTGGTTTTAAGTCTGATGGGACTAATATATCTAGTGTTCTACCTGCCATAGGTAACTTGGGTATTTTAGTGATGGGAATTCAGATTCATAATCATGTGATGAAGATGGGATTTGTGGTGGATAAATGTATTGTTAGTGCACTTATTAATATGTACGGAAAATGCGGATGTTCtttggagatgtctcgagtgtTTGAAGAGATGCGTCAAGTGGATGTTGGGGCATGCAATGCCTTGATTGCTGGACTCTCTCGTCATGGTCTTGTCAGTGAGGCATTAGAGGTCTTTAAAGGCTTTCGAGGCCAGCAGATCGAACTAAATGTTGTTTCTTGGACCTCAGTGATCGCTTGTTGCTCACAGCATGGTAAAGATATCGAGGCTTTAGATCTTTTTAGAGAAATGCAGGTCACTGGGGTAAAGCCAAACTCGGTGACCATCCCTTGCATGCTTCCTGCTTGTGGTAATATTGCAGCTCTAACGTATGGAAAGGCTGCACATTGTTTCTCGCTTAAAGCTGGGATTTCAAATGATGTTTATGTAGGAAGTGCACTGATTGATATGTATGCTAATTGTGGAAGAATCCAAATAGCTCGATGCTGTTTTGACAGGATGCCATTGCATAACTTGGTCTGCTGGAATGTAATTCTGGGAGCATATGCAATGCATGGAAAGGGTAAAGAAGCTCTTGAAATTTTTGCCTGGATGCAAAGAAGTGGGCAGAAACCAGACTCTGTTAGTTTCACTAGCCTTTTATCTGCATGTAGCCAAAGTGGCCTTACAGAAGAAGGGCGTAATTACTTCGAAAACATGTCTGTGGATCACGGAATTGAAGCTAGATTGGAGCATTATGCTTGTATCATAAGTCTGCTTGGTCGTGCAGGAAAGCTTGATGAAGCTTATTCAATGATTGAGAAAATGCCGTTTGAGCCTGATGCTTGTGTCTGGGGTGCATTATTAAGTTCCTGTAGGCTTCACCATAACACGAGCTTGGGCGAGCTTGCGGCTCATAAATTATTTGAATTAGAACCAAGCAATCCTGGAAATTACATTTTGTTGTCTAATATTTATGCATCTAAAGGCAAATGGAAAAAAGTATATGAGGTAAGAGATATAATGAGAGATAAGGGGCTGAAGAAGAACCCGGGCTGCAGTTGGATAGAGGTTAAAAACAAAGTTCACATGCTTTTGGCAGGTGACAAATCACTTCCACAAATGGCTCAAATTATGGATAAGTTGAATGAATATAGCATGGAAATGAAGAAATCTGGTTACTTCCCTGATACTGACTATGTGCTACAAGATGTGGAGGATCAGGAGAAAGAACACATCTTATGTGGGCACAGTGAAAAGTTGGCTGTAGTTTTTGGAATTTTGAACACTAACAAGGGGTCACCTCTCAGAGTCACTAAAAACTTGCGCATTTGCGGAGACTGCCATGCCGTTATAAAGTTTATATCTAGATTCGAGAGGAGAGAAATTTCTGTTAGAGATACAAATCGCTATCACCACTTCCAGGATGGGGACTGCTCATGTGGGGATTATTGGTGA
- the LOC140840565 gene encoding pentatricopeptide repeat-containing protein At1g20230 isoform X3, whose protein sequence is MLLVDPNDSQEPFSHQPNNCSDTEMNGTMQLNFQNQGFGYRISSSIDGSSEVIAQPNIYSVIGHLLSPNVPTSLCQTRQVHAQLLKTYLFDNPRYNTKLLSLYAACQCISDAKTLIRSLINPDIFSFTTLIYASSKFNDFKNTLSLFSQMLSNGIFPDVHVLPSVIKACTGLLSSKIGKQVHGYSLSFGLFLDPFIGSSLVHLYVKCDELDCAYKVFHTMTERDVQSWSALAAGYARKGDVINAKKVFNEVRNLEFEPNSVSWNGMIAGFNQSGCFLDAVLMFQQMHSLGFKSDGTNISSVLPAIGNLGILVMGIQIHNHVMKMGFVVDKCIVSALINMYGKCGCSLEMSRVFEEMRQVDVGACNALIAGLSRHGLVSEALEVFKGFRGQQIELNVVSWTSVIACCSQHGKDIEALDLFREMQVTGVKPNSVTIPCMLPACGNIAALTYGKAAHCFSLKAGISNDVYVGSALIDMYANCGRIQIARCCFDRMPLHNLVCWNVILGAYAMHGKGKEALEIFAWMQRSGQKPDSVSFTSLLSACSQSGLTEEGRNYFENMSVDHGIEARLEHYACIISLLGRAGKLDEAYSMIEKMPFEPDACVWGALLSSCRLHHNTSLGELAAHKLFELEPSNPGNYILLSNIYASKGKWKKVYEVRDIMRDKGLKKNPGCSWIEVKNKVHMLLAGDKSLPQMAQIMDKLNEYSMEMKKSGYFPDTDYVLQDVEDQEKEHILCGHSEKLAVVFGILNTNKGSPLRVTKNLRICGDCHAVIKFISRFERREISVRDTNRYHHFQDGDCSCGDYW, encoded by the exons ATGCTGTTAGTAG ATCCCAACGACTCCCAAGAACCATTTTCTCACCAGCCAAACAATTGTTCTGATACTGAGATGAACGGAACCATGCAATTGAATTTCCAAAATCAGGGTTTTGGTTACCGGATTTCTTCTAGCATTGATGGCAGCAGTGAGGTCATAGCTCAGCCCAACATTTATTCAGTTATTGGACATCTACTAAGCCCCAATGTCCCAACATCACTGTGTCAAACACGACAGGTGCATGCTCAACTCCTCAAAACTTACCTTTTTGATAACCCTCGTTACAACACCAAGCTCCTCTCACTCTATGCCGCCTGCCAATGCATTTCTGATGCAAAAACCCTTATCCGATCTCTCATAAACCCTGATATCTTCTCGTTCACTACCTTAATTTATGCTTCCTCAAAATTCAATGATTTTAAGAATACACTCAGTTTATTTTCTCAAATGCTATCAAATGGTATTTTTCCTGATGTACATGTCTTACCGAGCGTTATCAAGGCTTGCACTGGATTATTGTCCTCCAAAATTGGGAAACAAGTTCATGGATATTCATTGTCATTTGGTCTATTCTTGGATCCTTTTATTGGATCATCGTTGGTTCACTTGTACGTGAAATGTGATGAATTAGATTGCGCCTATAAGGTGTTTCATACTATGACTGAGAGAGATGTGCAGTCTTGGAGCGCATTAGCAGCAGGGTATGCAAGGAAAGGTGACGTGATCAATGCGAAAAAGGTATTTAATGAAGTGCGAAATCTCGAGTTTGAACCTAATTCTGTGTCCTGGAATGGTATGATTGCGGGATTTAATCAGAGTGGGTGTTTCTTGGATGCTGTTTTGATGTTTCAGCAAATGCATTCACTTGGTTTTAAGTCTGATGGGACTAATATATCTAGTGTTCTACCTGCCATAGGTAACTTGGGTATTTTAGTGATGGGAATTCAGATTCATAATCATGTGATGAAGATGGGATTTGTGGTGGATAAATGTATTGTTAGTGCACTTATTAATATGTACGGAAAATGCGGATGTTCtttggagatgtctcgagtgtTTGAAGAGATGCGTCAAGTGGATGTTGGGGCATGCAATGCCTTGATTGCTGGACTCTCTCGTCATGGTCTTGTCAGTGAGGCATTAGAGGTCTTTAAAGGCTTTCGAGGCCAGCAGATCGAACTAAATGTTGTTTCTTGGACCTCAGTGATCGCTTGTTGCTCACAGCATGGTAAAGATATCGAGGCTTTAGATCTTTTTAGAGAAATGCAGGTCACTGGGGTAAAGCCAAACTCGGTGACCATCCCTTGCATGCTTCCTGCTTGTGGTAATATTGCAGCTCTAACGTATGGAAAGGCTGCACATTGTTTCTCGCTTAAAGCTGGGATTTCAAATGATGTTTATGTAGGAAGTGCACTGATTGATATGTATGCTAATTGTGGAAGAATCCAAATAGCTCGATGCTGTTTTGACAGGATGCCATTGCATAACTTGGTCTGCTGGAATGTAATTCTGGGAGCATATGCAATGCATGGAAAGGGTAAAGAAGCTCTTGAAATTTTTGCCTGGATGCAAAGAAGTGGGCAGAAACCAGACTCTGTTAGTTTCACTAGCCTTTTATCTGCATGTAGCCAAAGTGGCCTTACAGAAGAAGGGCGTAATTACTTCGAAAACATGTCTGTGGATCACGGAATTGAAGCTAGATTGGAGCATTATGCTTGTATCATAAGTCTGCTTGGTCGTGCAGGAAAGCTTGATGAAGCTTATTCAATGATTGAGAAAATGCCGTTTGAGCCTGATGCTTGTGTCTGGGGTGCATTATTAAGTTCCTGTAGGCTTCACCATAACACGAGCTTGGGCGAGCTTGCGGCTCATAAATTATTTGAATTAGAACCAAGCAATCCTGGAAATTACATTTTGTTGTCTAATATTTATGCATCTAAAGGCAAATGGAAAAAAGTATATGAGGTAAGAGATATAATGAGAGATAAGGGGCTGAAGAAGAACCCGGGCTGCAGTTGGATAGAGGTTAAAAACAAAGTTCACATGCTTTTGGCAGGTGACAAATCACTTCCACAAATGGCTCAAATTATGGATAAGTTGAATGAATATAGCATGGAAATGAAGAAATCTGGTTACTTCCCTGATACTGACTATGTGCTACAAGATGTGGAGGATCAGGAGAAAGAACACATCTTATGTGGGCACAGTGAAAAGTTGGCTGTAGTTTTTGGAATTTTGAACACTAACAAGGGGTCACCTCTCAGAGTCACTAAAAACTTGCGCATTTGCGGAGACTGCCATGCCGTTATAAAGTTTATATCTAGATTCGAGAGGAGAGAAATTTCTGTTAGAGATACAAATCGCTATCACCACTTCCAGGATGGGGACTGCTCATGTGGGGATTATTGGTGA